The genomic interval TGAGGGTTCTTAAGCTGCTGAACATGGACCTGAGCATCTACACGGAAGCGCAAAAAACGGCTTGATCAACGTTTGGGTCCGTGTGCACAGGGTTTCCAAAACTGAACATTTCTCAAAAAGATCGCGCTTTCGATAGCCCACACCCTTCCAGTCCCACAGTCGTCGGACGCTCAGATGGCTACCTCGCTCGAGTTTCCAGCTAAGTTTCTGTCGCGCGGCGCGAAATGTGGGGTCCAGCACCGACTGCTCGCCAAAGCGCCGCGCCCCCCATTTGTCCAGGACCTCTTCCACGTCCACGGGCCAGGGTGCGTCTTTACCCCAGGCGCCGACGGATCGCGGGTTGAGCGCCTTGAGCGCCTCGTCGAGCGCCGCGCGCAGGGCCGCCTCATCTTCGCACTGCACGATCTCGCCCGCAAGCGCCTGGAACCTGGCGCAGAACGTCGCCACGCGCTCCTCGTGGCTCGTCCTGCGATGCGCCCAGAAATCCGGCACGCCGACGGCGTCGCGGGGGGCGGGCGCCGACCCGGGCGCTCTGCCGAGCCGCGCTGCGATGTTCGCCAAAAAACCCGCCTTATCCACGCCTCGTCCCTCGCTTCCTCGCCATCCACCACTCGCGAAACGTCTGGCTGCCAAGGGCAGGGAAATCGCGCCGATCCGTCCAGCCCGCGAGCGGGCCAATCTTCGCGCGGATCACGCCGCCTTTCGCGAACCCGCCCTGGAGGCGCCTCGCCAGGCGGATGGCGCCGAGATAGCGCCGATGATCCGCAAACGTGACTCGGTACGCCGCGAACGCCGCCTTTTCGCCCGTTTTGCCGCCGGTTTTGGCCACGAACCGCTGTCGCTCCTTGACCAGCATGTCGTGGAGGGGAATCTTGACCGGACACGCCTCGTAGCACGCGCCGCACAGGCTCGAGGCGTACGGCAGATCCTGATACGCTTCACCGCCCTCAAGCAGGGGGGAGAGCACGGCGCCAATGGGCCCGGGATACACCGATCCGTACGCGTGGCCGCCAATTTGCCGATACACCGGGCAGACGTTGAGGCACGCGCCGCATCGGATACAGTGGAGCACGGCCTGAAAGTCGGGATCGCCGAGCTGGCGCGAGCGGCCGTTGTCGAGGATGACGACGTGCATTTCTTCGGGGCCGTCGCCATCGCCCGCGCGGCGCGGGCCGGTGATGAGCGACAGGTAGGTGATGGTGTTCTGCCCGGTCGCGCTTTTCGGCAAAAGGTGCGCGAACACCTCCAGATCGTCGAGCGTTGGGAGGATGCGCTCCATGCCCATGAAGACGATGTGCGTCTTTGGCAGGTTGGCGACGAGGTCGGCGTTGCCCTCGTTGGTGAAAAGGGCAATCGAGCCGGTCTCGGCGATCCCGAAGTTGCAGCCGGTGATGCCGATGTCCGCCGTCAGGTACATCTCGCGCAGGCGGCGGCGGGCGAACGCGACGAGATCGCGCGTCTCCGTGGTGAGGTTTTCGCCACCGTCCGCCTCGAACAGCGCCTTGATCTGCTCGCGCGTCTTGTGGATGGCCGGAATGATGATGTGCGATGGGGTTTCGCGCGCGAGCTGCACGATGTATTCGCCGAGATCGGTCTCGATGACCTCGACGCCGAGTTGCTCGAGGTGGTGGTTGAGGTGGACCTCCTCGGTCACCATCGACTTCGACTTGACCACGCGCCTCGCGGCCTTGGCGCGCACGATTTGCGCAACCGCGTCGAGCGCCTCGCGCGCATCGGCGCAGAAGTGGACGTGGGCGCCGAGCCGCTCGAGGTTGTCCGCGAACTGCGCGAGGTAGTGATCCAGGTTTTCGATGGTGTGCCGCCGAATGGCTTCACCGCGATCGCGCCAGGTTTCCCAGTGGCCGAAGTCTTCGGTCACAGCCTGCTTGCGGTTGCGCAGCCTGTCGGTCGTGAAGTGCACGGCGCCGCGCAGGAAGTCGTCGCGCAGGGCCACCTTGGCGCGGTGGCGCACGGAGGAATGGGCGGTCATGCGGTCACCTCCTCGGTCAAGCCTGCGGCTTCAGCCAGAAGCTCGGCGAGATGCATTACGCGGATATGGGC from Alicyclobacillus acidocaldarius subsp. acidocaldarius DSM 446 carries:
- a CDS encoding LutB/LldF family L-lactate oxidation iron-sulfur protein codes for the protein MTAHSSVRHRAKVALRDDFLRGAVHFTTDRLRNRKQAVTEDFGHWETWRDRGEAIRRHTIENLDHYLAQFADNLERLGAHVHFCADAREALDAVAQIVRAKAARRVVKSKSMVTEEVHLNHHLEQLGVEVIETDLGEYIVQLARETPSHIIIPAIHKTREQIKALFEADGGENLTTETRDLVAFARRRLREMYLTADIGITGCNFGIAETGSIALFTNEGNADLVANLPKTHIVFMGMERILPTLDDLEVFAHLLPKSATGQNTITYLSLITGPRRAGDGDGPEEMHVVILDNGRSRQLGDPDFQAVLHCIRCGACLNVCPVYRQIGGHAYGSVYPGPIGAVLSPLLEGGEAYQDLPYASSLCGACYEACPVKIPLHDMLVKERQRFVAKTGGKTGEKAAFAAYRVTFADHRRYLGAIRLARRLQGGFAKGGVIRAKIGPLAGWTDRRDFPALGSQTFREWWMARKRGTRRG